The Immundisolibacter sp. genome segment ACGCCATCGGCCACGATACAGCCGGCGACCGCGCCCAGCTTGGCAGAGCGAAAGACCTCGCGCACCTCGGCCAGACCCAGGATGTTTTCCTTGATCTCCGGCTCCAGCAGGCCGCCCAGGGCCAGCTTTACCTCATCAATAGCCTCATAGATGATGCTGTGATAGCGGACCTGAACCCCGGCTTCCTTGATCAGCTTGCGGGCGGTGGCGTCGGCGCGCACGTTGAAGCCCAGCAGCAAGGCCCCGGTCGACACCGCCAGGTTGACGTCGGTTTCGGTAATGCCGCCCACGCCGGATGCGATCACGCGCACGCCGACCTCGTCCGTCGACAGTGCAAGCAAGGAACCCGAAATCGCCTCGGCCGAACCCTGGACGTCGGACTTGATGATGACGTTGAGCATCTTGATCTCGGCCGCCCGCAACTGACTGAAAATGTCTGCGGAAGGCGTCTCACGCCGGGTCAGCGACGCCTCACGCGCCTTCTGCTGGCGGAACTGGGCTATCTCGCGTGCCCGGCGCTCGTCCTCTACCGTGTTGAAGGTATCACCCACGTTCGGCACACCGGACAGCCCGAGCACTTCCACGGGCTGCGAGGGGCCCGCCTCAAGCAGCGGCTGGCCATGTTCGTCGAGCAGCAAACGCACGCGCCCGAACTCATTGCCGGCCAGAACCATGTCGCCTCGTTTTAGCGTACCGGCCTGCACCAGCACCGTGGCGACCGGGCCGCGACCGCGGTCAAGCTGCGCTTCCACGACCACGCCCAAGGCCGGTCCCAGGGCAACCGCCTTCAGTTCCATTACTTCCGCCTGCAGCACGACCGCTTCCAGCAAGGTATCAATGCCCTGGCCAGTCTTGGCCGACACCGGCACAAACTGCACGTCACCGCCAAAATCCTCGGAGACCACCTCGTACTGAATCAGCTCCTGCTTGACCCGCTCCGGGTCGGCGTCCGGCTTGTCGATCTTGTTGACCGCCACGACCAGCGGCACGCCGCCCGCCTTGGCATGCTGCAACGCCTCAATGGTTTGCGGCATGACCCCATCATCGGCAGCGACCACCAGGATAACGATGTCGGTAAGCGCCGCACCACGGGCACGCATCGCGGAAAATGCCGCGTGACCGGGCGTGTCCAGGAACGTTCTGTTGCCGCGCGGAGTGATGACGTTATAGGCGCCAATATGCTGGGTGATGGCACCCGCCTCACCGGCCGCGACCTGAGTTTTGCGGATGGAATCGAGCAAAGTCGTCTTGCCGTGATCGACGTGCCCCATGACGGTAACCACGGGTGCCCGCGGTCGCGCCTCGCCCTGGGGCGCCAGGTCTTCGACCAGGGACTCGGGCGTCTCCGCTGCCTCGGCAATGGCCGTGTGACCCATCTCCTGCACCGCCAGCATGGCGGTGTCCTGGTCGAGCACCTGGTTGATCGTGGCCATCTGGCCCATGCGCATCAGGCACTTGATGACCTCGGCCGCTTTCACGGACATGCGGCTCGCCAATTCGGCAACGGTAATACCCGCGGGCACCTCCACCTCGCGCGTGATGCTGCCTTGCGGGCGCTCGAACTGGTGCCGGGTGGACTGCTGGCGCGACCCGCCGGCACGCGGCCGACTGTGGAGCCGGCCCAGGGCTTCGTCTCCGAAACCTCCGCGCTCCTCACGACCACCCCGTTTACGCTTGTTTCCGGGGCCTCCCCGGCCGGCTTCCTCTTTGCGCGCTGGGGTCTGTGGACGGGCTGGTTGCCGGCCTGATGGCTGCCCGGCCGGTGCCGGACGAGCACCCGCAGGGGCCGGCCGCTCGACCCGCTGACGATCGGCTACCGGCTCCGCCACGGGCTCCGGCGGCAGCTCTGGCTGCAGGGCAGGCGACTGCTCAAGCGGCTCGGATGACGCTTCGGCCGCCGCTGCTTCCGGCTCTATGGTGGGCTCAGGAGCCTCACTCTGGATCGCCTCGACCAACGGCTCAAGCTCTTCGGCCATCGGCAGATCATCGGCCGCCTGCGCTTCGTCACGCTTAACATAGGTGCGACGCTTACGCGTAACCACCGTCACCTTGCTGGCGGGTGTCGCCGGAGCACTGGCCGGCCCGGCACGGCGCGCCACCGCCGGCTGGCGTAGCTCCGAGACCACTTGCCGCGTCAGCGTAATCTTGCGTGGGGTCGGACTGGTGTCAACGCCTTCCGCACCATGGGCCTTGCGCAGGTAACCCAGCAGGTTGGCCTTTTCGTCGTCGGTGATGGGGTCGCCCGCTTGGCGGGCACCCACTCCGGCTTCTTGCAATTGCCGAAGCAGACGCTCCACCGGCACCCGAATGGAGTCCGCAAACTGTTCTATAGACTGGGCTGCCACTTGTCTAAACCTCCGTCAGGCCTGCGCGCCGTCGGCGAACCACGCCGCCCGCGCCGCCATGATGAGCTGACCGGCGAGCGTCTCGTCGATACCTTCGATGTCCAGCAGATCGATCACTGCCTGGTCGGCCAGATCCTCGCGGGTAATAATGCCGTGGCTGGCCAGCTGGTATGCCAGCCGCCGCGTCATCCCCTCGACTTCCAACAAATCAGCCGCCGGCTCGGCGTTGCCCAAGTGCTCTTCGCGGGAAATCTCCTGCGTCAACAGCACGTTCTGTGCCCGGCTGCGCAGTTCCTGCACGATGTCTTCGTCAAATTCCTGAATTGCCAACAATTCTGCCGCCGGCACAAACGCGACCTCCTCGACGCTCGTGAAACCTTCCTGAACCAGGATGTCGGCCACGTTCTCGTCCAGGTCCAGCTTGTCTATGAACAACTGACGCAACACTCCGGTTTCGGCCTCCTGCTTCAAGGCCGCCTGCTCCTCGGTCATGATGTTCAGGTCCCAGCCAGTCAGCTCGCTCGCCAGGCGCACGTTCTGTCCGCCGCGACCGATGGCGATGGGCAGCTGATCCTCGGCCACCGCCACGTCCATGGTGTGGCTCTCCTCGTCCATAGTGATTGACACCACTTTGGCGGGAGACAGGGCATTCAGCACAAACTGGGCCGGGTTGGCGTCATACAGGACGATGTCCACCCGCTCGCCGGCAAGGTCGTTCGACACGCTTTGCACGCGCGTGCCATGCATCCCGACGCACGCGCCAATCGGGTCGATGCGCGGGTCATAGCTGCGCACGGCAATCTTGGCGCGTACTCCGGGATCGCGGGAACAACCGACCACTTCGACCACGCCGTCGGCAACCTCCGGCACTTCGCGGCGAAACAGCTCCATCATCAGCTTGGGCACACGTCGGCTAAGAAACAGCTGTGGACCGCGTTGTTCGATGCGTGCATCGATCAGCAACGCGCAGACTCGGTCGCTGATGCGGATGTTCTCGCGCGCGATCATCTCCTCGCGAGTCAGTAGCGCCTCGACATTACCGCCCAGATCGACAATAAGATTTCCCCGATCGAGCCGCTTGACCTGGCCTATCAACATATTGCCGATTCGCGGCGTATAGGCCTCGACAATCTGCTCCCGCTCGGCCTCGCGCACCTTCTGCACGATCACCTGCTTCGCCATTTGCGAGGCGATGCGTCCGAACGCTACCGAGGGAAGCAGCTCCTCGATGACATCACCCGGCGCCAGACCAGGGTGCTCGGCCTGGGCCGCGGACACCGTGACCTGCTGTTCTGGCTCGATCTCTTCCGCGTCGTCTTCGACCACCGTCCAGCGCCGCAAGGTGTCGTACTCACCGGTCAGCCGATCGATGCTGACGCGCACGTCGAGGGCCTCGCCATGGACCTTGCGCGAGGCCACTGCCAAGGCCGCCTCGATGGCCTCGAAAATCACCTCTTTTGGAACGCCTTTCTCGTTGGAGACGACGTCTACCACTTGCAGAATTTCTCTAGTGTCCATGGCCCTTACTCCGCGTTTGCGCCCCGGTGTCCGGCACCAGGCGCGCCGCCTTGATCTCTGTCAGTGGTAAATTCAGCCGCTCGCCGTCGACCTCCACCTGCACGATGCCGTCGGCCTCACCGCACAACCGGCCGCGAAGGCGTCGGTAGCCCTGCAACATCCGGTGTAACTGCACACGCACTTCACTGCCAGCGAAACGGCGAAAGTGCTCAGCGGTCACCAAAGGTCGGTCCAGGCCCGGCGATGACACCTCCAACCTGTAGGCACCCGGTAGTGGGTCTTCCACGTCCAATAAACCGCTCACGTACTGACTCACCCGTTCGCAATCATCCAGCGTAATCCCGGCCGCCGCGTCAACATACAGACGCAACAACGGCGGGCGCGTCGTGATGTACTCAACATGCACCAACTCGTAACCCAGCTTGGTCAGCGCCGGGCCGAGAAGATCTCGCACCTGCTCGCTCAAAGACGCCGACAAATTCCGCCACCCAAAAATAAAAAATGGGCCAACGGCCCATTCCATCCAATACACGCTGAATAGAGGCCGGCGATTATAGCGGCGACGGACGCAAAATGACACCTACCCAGCATGAGGCAGGCAGCCTGTCAGAGCGCTCGCGGCAGGGCGGGATCAATGCCCCAGCGCCTGGGTCAGTCCTTCCACCACTTTTTTGGCATCGCCGAACACCAGCGCACAGTTGTCTTGGTAGAACAGGGTGTTGTCGACACCGGCGTAGCCCGGCTGCATGCTGCGCTTGACGAAGAAAATCTGCCGCGCGCGGTACACGTCCAGGATCGGCATTCCGTAGATGGGACTGGCCCGGTCGGTCTTGGCAGCCGGGTTAGTGACGTCGTTGGCACCCAGGACCAGAGCCACGTCGCAGGTGGCGAAATCAGGATTGATCTCGTCCATCTCGAACACCTTGTCGTAAGGGATGTCGGCCTCGGCCAACAGCACGTTCATATGTCCGGGCATACGTCCGGCAACCGGATGAATGGCGAACTTCACCTCGACGCCCTGCCTTTCGAGCGCATCGACCAGTTCGGCGGTTGCATGCTGGGCCTGCGCCACAGCCAGGCCATAACCGGGCACGATAATGACCTTGCCGGCGTTCTCGATCATGAACGCGGCGTCCTCCACCGCCGCCGATTTAACCGCGCGGCCCTCGGCGCCGCCGGTCGCGGCCGCCGCCCCCGGCCCGGTACCGAATCCGCCAAAGATCACGCCGAGGATGGACCGGTTCATGGCCCGGCACATGATGTAGGACAAAATGGCACCGGAAGCGCCCACCAAGGCGCCGGTGATGATCAGCAACTCGTTGTGCAGCGTGAAACCGGTCGCGGCGGCGGCCCAGCCAGAGTACGAGTTGAGCATCGACACCACCACCGGCATGTCGGCGCCGCCGATCGGCACGATCAGCAGCACGCCCAGCAGCAGCGCCAGTGCCGTCATGGCCGCAAAGGCCGGCAGACCGCCGCCGAGCACGAACTGGCCGGCAAAACCCAGCATCAGCAGCGCCAACGCCAGATTCACCCAGTGCTGGCCGGCAAAGCGCAGCGGCGCCGAGCTGAACAGGCCCTGCAACTTGCCGAACGCGATCACCGAGCCGGTGAACGTGATGGCCCCGATGAAGCTGCCGATGCCAAGCTCGGCCAGCAGCAGTCGGTCGGGAGCGCCCGTGCCACGGTGCGTGAGGTAAGTGCCCAGTGCCACCAGAACCGCAGCCAGACCGACAAAACTGTGCAGGATAGCCACCAGCTGCGGCATGTCGGTCATCTTCACGCGCCGTGCCAGCAACGCACCGATACCACCACCGACGATGACGCCGGTCACGATCCAGCCGTAATCGGTCACCTGCGGCGCGGCCAGCGTGACCAGCACCGCCAGCGCCATGCCGGCCATGGCGTAGAAGTTGCCCGCTCGCGCCGTGCGCGGCGACGCCAGGCCCTTCAGACCGAGAATGAACAACACCGCGGCGAGCAGATACGCCACGGCCAAGGCACTTGCGCCCATGCTTATGGTTTCTTCTTGAACATGGCGAGCATGCGCTGGGTAACCAGGAAGCCGCCGAAAATGTTGATTGAGGCCAGCACCACCGCCACGAAGCCAATGCCGCGGGTCAGGCCGTCGGCCTCGTGAAAGCCGGTCACCAGCATGGCGCCGACGATGATGATGCCGGAGATGGCATTGGTCAGCGACATCAGCGGCGTGTGCAGGGCCGGTGTCACGCCCCAGATCACCTGGTAGCCGATAAAACAGGCAAGTACAAAAATATACAGCGAAACGACAATCGCGGTCATGGTGTTATTACTCCAACCTGTACGGCGCTAGGTCTACGGCACAAACCGCACCGCGCCGGCGTGCACGGCCAACGCGGCAGCAATGATTTCATCTTCGGTATCGAGCACCAGCGTAGTGCCGGCGGCGTCCTGCCTGAGCACGAGTGCCAGCAGGTTCAGTACGTTTCTGGCGTAGAAGGCGCTGGCGTCGGTAGCGACCCGCGAAGGGTGGTCGGTAAAACCGACCAGCGTCACGCCGTGTTTTTCCACCACCCGGTCGACCTCGGTCAGTGGGCAGTTGCCGCCATTGGCCGCCGCCAGATCGACGATCACCGAACCCGCCCGCATGCCCGCCACCACGGCCTCGGGCACCAGCACGGGCGCCAGGCGGCCGGGTATCAGCGCCGTGGTAATAATGATGTCGGCCGCTTGCAGACGCTCGCCCAGCAGTTCCTGCTGGCGGCGCTGAGCGTCGGGCGTCAACTCGCGGGCGTATCCCCCTGCCCCGGCGCCGCTCTCCCCGAGGTCAATGTCGATGAACCTGGCACCCAGGGACAGCACCTGCTCACGGGTTTCCGGGCGCACATCAAAAGCTTCCACCTGCGCTCCCAAACGTCGCGCAGTGGCGATCGCCTGCAAGCCCGCCACGCCGACGCCCAGCACCACCACCCGGCTCGGTTTGGCCGTGCCGGCAGCGGTCATCATCAACGGCAGGAAACGCCGGTAATGGAGACTCGCCTCCAGCACCGCCCGGTAACCGGCGATATTGGCCTGCGAGGACAGCGCATCCATGCCCTGAGCGCGAGAGATGCGCGGGATCAGCTCCACGGACAGCGCGCTCAGGCCGGCGTCCGCCAGCGTATCCAGCCCACCCGCGTGCGGCTCCATGAAACCCACCAGCAGCGCACCCGGGCGCATGGCGGCCACCTGCTCACCGTCCGGCCGGCGGACCGCGAGCAGCACGTCCGAGTCGAAAACCTCGGACGCGCCCACCACGCGGGCACCGGCCTGGGTATACGCGCGATCTGCATAGCGGGCGCTTTCACCGGCACCGGTTTCAACGCAAACCTGCACGCCCAGTGCCAGCAATTTCTTGACCGACTCCGGCGTCGCCGCCACGCGACACTCACCGCTCGCGCGCTCGCGCAGCACCCCCACCAACACAGTCATGGAATGTTTCTTGTCGTCGCGTAAACCGCCCGCTCAACACATCGGGCGCTGTGGCAAACTGCCCCGGCCGCATGCGCGACCGGCCTCAAAATTTGCCGGCATTCTACACGCTGGCCCAACCTGCTATCCGGAGCAACGCAATGATTCGACACATGGTGATGGTCAGGCTCAAGCCCGGCGTGGACACGGAAACCAAGGCCCTGTTCGACCGCTTCGGCGCCATGGTCGACAGTTTCGACGGCTTGCTGAGCTTCAGCGGCGGCCCGTATTCGAGTCCGGAAGGCATCAACCGCGGTTTCAACTATGGCTTCTCGATGGATTTTCGCGACGCCGCATCGCGCGACCGCTACCTGCCGTCCCCCGAACACGTGGCGATCGCCCAGGACATCGGGCCCCTGCTCGACGGCAGCTTCGAGGACAGCGTGGTGGCTTTCGACTACGAGTACTGATTCAGGCCCGAATAAGTCCATTCTGGACTTCGCGGACCGCCAATTAATCGGCAAAGGCCTGCGCTGCCCGGATGTCGCCCAGCCCTGCCGCCACCATCAGCAGGCGATCGAATCCCAGCGCAACGCCCGCGCAGTCCGGCAAACCATGCCCCAGCGCAGCCAACAATTGCTCATCAAGCGGTACCTGCGGGAGTCCGTTCGCTTGCCGGATATGGTTATCCGCCTCGAAGCGACGGCGCTGCTCGCCAGCGTCGGCCAGTTCGGTAAATCCATTGGCCAGCTCGAGGCCATCCACGTATAGCTCGAAGCGCTCGGCCAGCGCCGGCTGATCCGGGCGCAGCCGGGCCAATGCCGCCTGGCTTGCTGGGTAGTCATATACAAAAACCACGCCCAGTGACGCCAGGGCAGGCTCGACCAGACCGGTCAGCAGAATGTCCAGCGCGGCATCGCGCCCGGCGGCCTGCAAAGTCGGCGACGGCTCTATGCCCGCAGCAGCCACGCGCCGCCACAAGCGGGCGTCAGTCGCCGACAACGGGTCCAGCCCGACATACCGCTCGAACAGCTCGCCGTAGCTTTGCACACGCGCCGCGGGCCGGTTCAGCAGACCACAGACCAGCGCCTCGACCTCATTCATCAACGCCCGGTAATCGAAATCGATCCGGTACCACTCCAGCAGCGTGAACTCGATCCGGTGACGCGCACCGTGCTCGCCGGCGCGAAAGGCTTTGCCTATCTGGTAGATGTTCCCGGCCCCGGCGGCGAGCAGCCGCTTCATGGCGAATTCCGGAGACGGCTGAAGGTAACGCGCCCCGACATCTGGCACCGGCACGGCGAGACAATGCTGATGCGGGTCACTGGTCGGCGCCAGCCCCAGCAACGGCGTGTCGACCTCCAGCACTTGCCGAGCCCCAAAAAAGGCCCGAATGTCCGCCAGCAGGGCAGCCCGCATACGCAGCGTGTCCAGGCTCGCCCCGGGCCGCCAGTCGCCGCCCTGCTGCGCGGACGCGCTCAAATTACTCCTTGACGCGGGAGACGTAGTCCCCGGTACGGGTGTCTACCCGCAACAGGTCATTGATCTCCACGAACAGCGGCACCTTCACCGTGGCGCCGGTTTCGAGCGTCGCCAGCTTGGTCGCGCCACTGCTGGTGTCGCCGCGCACAGCCGGCTCGGTGTAAGTCACCCTCATCACCACGTGATTGGGCGGCGCCACGACAATCGGCTCGCCATTCCACAAGGTCACCGTGCAGTTGTCCTGTTCCTTGAGCCATTGCGCCTTGTCGCCAACGGCCGATGCACCGGCATGCACCTGCTCGAAGGAAGTCGGGTTCATGAAGCACCAGGATTCGCCATCGGCGTACAGGAACTGCATTTCCGTATCCACCACGTCGGCCGCCTCGATGGTCTCGCCGGATTTGAACGTGCGTTCCCAAACCCTGTTAGTCCTGAGGTTGCGCAAGCGCGCCCGGTTGAAGGCCTGGCCCTTGCCGGGCTTTACGAACTCGTTTTCAATGATGTCGCAGGGGTCACCGTCCAGCATGACCTTGAGCCCGGCGCGAAATTCGTTGGTGCTGTAAGACGCCATAATTGCCTCGTTTAAACGTTATTCAGGGGAGCACGCATGTCGATTCCGGCCGCGGCGGCCAGCGCACAGGCGCCGTGGCAAAGGCTGCTCGCGCAGGCCATTTGCGATCCGGCCCAGCTGTTGCGGGCGCTGAGTCTGCCAGACCACCTGCTGCCGGCGGCCCGGCGTGCCGCAGCGCTGTTCCCGCTGCGTGTGCCGGCGCCGTATCTGGCGCGGATCGCCGCAGGCGATGCCGCCGATCCGCTGCTGCGACAGGTGCTGCCGCTGGATGTCGAATGCGAACCCCAGCCCGGTTTCAGCGCCGACCCACTGGCCGAGGCGGCGACCCAACCGGTGCCGGGCTTGCTCAAAAAATACCACGGGCGGGCGCTGCTGATTGCTACCGGTGCTTGCGCCATACATTGTCGCTACTGTTTCCGGCGTCACTTCCCATACGCCGATGCCCACGCGGGCGGCTCGCGACTGGAGCCGGCACTGGCCGCAATCGCTGCCGATGCCAGCATCGGCGAGGTAATTCTAAGTGGCGGCGATCCGCTCACGCTTGGCGACCTGCGCCTGGCCGCCCTCGCGCAGCGCCTGGCAGCAATCCCGCACATCCACACGCTGCGCATCCACAGCCGCTTGCCAGTGGTACTGCCACAGCGCGTGGACGCCGCCCTGCTTCGCTGGCTGGCGCCCTTGTCGCTACGCAAGGTTCTGGTGCTACACACCAATCACCCGGCGGAGATCGATGCCGATGTCGCGGCGGCGCTTGCCGGCCTGACCCACAGCGGGGTGACCCTGCTGAACCAGGCCGTGCTGCTGCGCGGCGTAAACGACAATGCCGATACGCTGATCGCCCTCAGCGAGCGTCTGCATGGCATTGGCGTGCTGCCCTACTACCTGCACCTGCTCGACCGGGTGCAGGGGGCGGCACATTTCGACGTTCCGCAGGCCTCAGGCGAGGCGCTGATTAACGCCATGCGGGCAAGGCTGCCGGGCTATCTGGTACCACGCCTGGTCCGGGAAATCCCGGGCGCCAGCGGCAAAACCCTCATCGCCTGAGCAGGGCACGCGCCTGCTCAAGCACCGGCAGCAAGCCTTCGGTCAACGGCACCTGCAGCAACTGATCGTCAGTCATCCAGCGTGCATCAGCAGCATCGTCGCCGGCCCTTGGCAGGATAGGGTCGCGCACCGGCGTGCCCAGAAAATCGAGGATCACGTAATGGTGTGCGCTGTCCATGCGCTCGATCCAGGTCACCAGCGGACCGAGGGTCACCTCGACGCCGGTTTCCTCGCGCACCTCACGCCGGCAGGCGTCAGTCACCGCCTCGCCCCACTCCACCTTGCCACCGGGCACCGACCACAGGCCCTGGCCGGGCGACCGACCGCGCTGAATCAGCAGCACGCGACCGCTTGCATCGAATACGAACACGCCGACAGCTACCTGGGGCCGCTGCGGCCACTCAGTCATGGTCGGTCCGTGCCAGCACCTGCCGATACAGCGCCAGTACCTCGCGGCTGAAACAAACGAACTGCACTCGGGTAATCGCCGGCTGGGTAGCGATGACTGCCGACACTGTAGCGACGGCAATGTCGGTCGCCCGCGCTAATGGAAAACCGTAGGCGCCAGTGCTGATCGCAGGAAAAGCAATGCTCGTCACAGCATGCGCAGCGGCCAGTTCAAGGCAGCGCCGGTAACAACTTGCCAGCAACGCGTCTTCACCGGCCGTCCCGCCCTGCCAGACCGGACCAACGGTGTGAATGACATACCGCGCTTGCAGCCCATAGCCCGCAGTCAGTTTGGCGTCACCGGTGGCGCAGCCACCCAGCGTGCGGCACTCCTCCAGCAGCTGCGGCCCGGCGGCCCGATGAATGGCACCGTCCACGCCACCACCGCCCAGCAGCGAGGCATTGGCCGCGTTGACAATAGCCTCCACCGACAGCCGGGCGATGTCACCTTCCACAGCACTGAGGCGCATCGCCTGACCGGTCACCGAGGGCGGCTCACAGCGTGGGTGCGTGCCGTCCCTGCTCGGCCGTGGTCTGACATTCCAGGCATCGCTCGGCGGCCGGCTCGGCATGCAGACGACCGCTGCCGATCTGTACGCCACACGCCCGACACAAGCCATAACGCCCCCGCTCGATAGCGGCCAGCGCGGCCTCCACCAGACGCACGCGATGGACATGACGATCCAGAGCAGCCAGTTCCAGGTCGGCCAGCAGATCGGCCACCGACTCGTCACCCCGGTCGTGGACGCGGCCCGCCAGTTCCAGGTACCGCCCCTGCTCACTGCGTTCCAGCTCGGCGGTTACCTCCTGGCGCAGATCGGCGTGCTCCTGGGCAAGCCGCAGCCGCAGCTGCTCAACTTCGCTACTGGTCAATCCATTCACGCGCAGCTCCTCGTAATCAGTTTAAGGACGAGCGATCAGCGCTCGAGCAGCCGCGGCATCAATTCCACCAGGTTGCAGGGCCGGGTGCGGTAATCGAGCTGCGGGGCGATCAGCTTATCCCAAGCCGTGCGGCAGGCGCCCGAGGAGCCCGGCAGACAGAAAATGTAGGTGCCATTGGCTACCCCGGCAACAGCGCGCGACTGGATGGTGGACGCACCGATTTCGTCCAGGGATAAGGCGCGGAACACCTCGCCGAAACCGTCGATGTGCTTATCCAGCAGCGGCACCACCGCCTCCGGTGTGCCGTCCCGGCCGGTCAGGCCGGTGCCGCCGGTGGTCAGCACCACCTGCACCGCCGGATCAGCAATCCAGGCCGAGACCTGGGCGCGGATCCGGTAAATGTCATCCGGCAGGATGGCCCGGCCGGCGAGTCGATGCCCGGCTGCCGAGAGCCGTTCGACCAGCACGCGGCCAGAGTTGTCCTGCTCCAGGCCGCGGCTGTCGCTGACCGTGAGCACTGCTATGCCCACGGGAACGAAGGCCCGTGCCCCCGCGTCACTCATCGGGGGGGCGCCATATGGTTACCGTGTACCGAATTTGCGCATACCCTGCGGCGTGAAAATTTCCGCATTGAGGGTCGAATCCTTGAGCAGACCAACCTTCGGCTGCCCCATGCCAAGGTTGCCGTACCAACCGAAGAAGGTGGTGTAGCGACCGTTGACCAGGTCGACCAACTGGTCTCCCCAGATGAGCATCGAGCGGCTGTCATATAGGTTCAGCACGTAACCCTCGCCCATGCGCCAAAGCCGGTCGCGCGCATCGTAGGCCTCGTGCCCCATGCCGTGCCAGGTGTCCTCATCCATGTACGAAACGACGCGTTTGTATAAATGCCGGGAACTCGGTCGCAACGTCGCCTCGAGCTCCCACACCCGGTGCAGCTCGTAGCGGATCAGGTCCGAATTGACGTGCCGCCTCCCGAATAACTCCTCAGGTGTAGCGTTCTCCTGAGCAAGGGCGTAGGAGTTGTACGGTACGAAGCGCTCCTTCTTGCCATTAAGCTTCAGATCGTGGCGCGACTCCTTGCCACCGAACCACCACTGCCAACGCGAGGTGACCGTACGCTGGCCGTCCGAACCGAACGAAGGACTGTCCTGGAAGCCGATTTCAGGTGCCTTGCGCACCCGTCGCTGCCCCGGCACATACAGATAAGCCTGAAAATCAAATTCCTGGGCGAAGTTGCAGCCTCCACCAATCAGGCCCGACTGGCGCGGCGGCTGCTTGATCTGGAATGCGTCGCACAAGAGCGGCCCACCACTGCGGTGAAACCATTCGCCAGTCGGACGCTCGGCGGCCGGCACCCACCACATGTAGGATTGCCACTGCTCCATGATCACATCAACCCGACTGCCCAGCGCGTCAATCAACGGCGCGTTCATAAAACCCTCGATTGCCTGCCCCTGATAGGCGAGGTAGTGGTTCCAACCCACCTCGAACGCATTTTCCGGAATTGGGAACGGATAACCGCCACCGTCGACATGGTTCACTAGGCAGACCGCGCCCTTGGTGTCCCAGCCCGGGCACAGCTCGGCGGCCAGCGCCTGGCGCTTAGTCGCTTCGTAGACGAAG includes the following:
- a CDS encoding DUF1329 domain-containing protein, with the protein product MILASALQRFLKDREGQGMCGEIAKLGAVVGLALTMASAAWARITPDEAAQLGLTGTPLTPVGAERAGNADGSIPEWTGGIETPPATFKSGGPWVNPFPDDKPLFTITAQNYAQYQDKLLPGQVAMFKQYPGSFRMHVYPTRRSASFPDFVYEATKRQALAAELCPGWDTKGAVCLVNHVDGGGYPFPIPENAFEVGWNHYLAYQGQAIEGFMNAPLIDALGSRVDVIMEQWQSYMWWVPAAERPTGEWFHRSGGPLLCDAFQIKQPPRQSGLIGGGCNFAQEFDFQAYLYVPGQRRVRKAPEIGFQDSPSFGSDGQRTVTSRWQWWFGGKESRHDLKLNGKKERFVPYNSYALAQENATPEELFGRRHVNSDLIRYELHRVWELEATLRPSSRHLYKRVVSYMDEDTWHGMGHEAYDARDRLWRMGEGYVLNLYDSRSMLIWGDQLVDLVNGRYTTFFGWYGNLGMGQPKVGLLKDSTLNAEIFTPQGMRKFGTR